Within the Paenibacillus sp. AN1007 genome, the region TGATTATTGCTACTGGCTCACGTCCGCGCATGCTGCCAGGTCTTGAGCCGGATGGAAGATATATTATGAGCAGTGACGAAGCGCTGCGCATGGATGAGCTGCCTGGCTCGATCCTCATTGTAGGCGGCGGCGTGATCGGACTGGAATGGGCCTCGATGCTGAATGATTTTGGCGTGGTTGTGACGGTAATTGAGGCGGCAGACAATGTGCTGCCCGCAGAGGATGAGGACGTGGCCAAGGAAATGCAGCGTTTGCTGGGCAAACGGGGAGTGCGTTTCCTGACGGGTGCCAAACTGATCACGGACAGCTATCGCACCGAGGATCAGAGCGTTCACGTCGATGTGCAGCTTGCAGGAGACAACCTGGAAACGCTGACTGCTGACAAGATGCTTGTGTCTATCGGACGTCAAGCTAACGTCGAAAATATCGGGCTTGAGAATACAGATATCAAAGTAGAGCGGGGCTATATTACGGTTAACAAATACTTGCAGACTGGAGAAGGACATATCTATGCGATTGGTGACTGCATCGGCGGGCTGCAGCTTGCACATGCCGCAAGTCACGAAGGCATACTTGCGGTGAATCATCTCGCTGGCGAGAGTGTGCATCCGGTAGAAACACATCGTATTCCGCGGTGCGTATATACACGTCCGGAAGCGGCAAGCATTGGTTTCACCGAGAAGGAAGCCAGAGAACGCGGATACGAAATCAAAACCGGCAAATTTCCGTTCCAAGCGATAGGTAAATCTCTAATTCACGGAAGCCGGGACGGGTTCGTGAAGGTGATTGCTGACAACAAAACGAATGATATATTGGGGGTACATATGATTGGCACCCATGTTACGGAACTGATTGCGGAAGCTTCATTGGCCCAGATGCTGGATGCCACGCCATGGGAGGTTGGACAAACCATTCATCCGCACCCTTCGTTGTCGGAAATTATGGGTGAAGCCATGCTGGCCGTGGACGGAAAAGCGATTGGAATGTAAGCCCGGACAAGATGGTGAGAAAGGTCCTTTCCTTTTTTGGGCAAAAAGGATTATAATAAGGTTAAGCCAAGTCTTAGTACCAGGTTATAAGATCGGGTAGTAATACTTGCAAAGGCTCTGATTAAAAGGAGGTACCTCATATGAGTTCACAAGGTACTGCAGATGCGGTTCATCGACATCAACAGCTGGGACTTAGCG harbors:
- the lpdA gene encoding dihydrolipoyl dehydrogenase encodes the protein MPIPCDVAILGGGTGGYVAAIRAAQLGKKVVIIEKDKLGGTCLHRGCIPSKALLKSAEMYAEILDSESYGIETTGAALVFPKVQARKDAIVDQLHKGVQYLMQKNKIEVVHAKGRVIGPSIFSPQSGAVAVEFEDGEMDTVVPTNLIIATGSRPRMLPGLEPDGRYIMSSDEALRMDELPGSILIVGGGVIGLEWASMLNDFGVVVTVIEAADNVLPAEDEDVAKEMQRLLGKRGVRFLTGAKLITDSYRTEDQSVHVDVQLAGDNLETLTADKMLVSIGRQANVENIGLENTDIKVERGYITVNKYLQTGEGHIYAIGDCIGGLQLAHAASHEGILAVNHLAGESVHPVETHRIPRCVYTRPEAASIGFTEKEARERGYEIKTGKFPFQAIGKSLIHGSRDGFVKVIADNKTNDILGVHMIGTHVTELIAEASLAQMLDATPWEVGQTIHPHPSLSEIMGEAMLAVDGKAIGM